From Candidatus Omnitrophota bacterium, one genomic window encodes:
- the argF gene encoding ornithine carbamoyltransferase has product MKKDLLSIQDLGSQEIFEIINLAEDIKANPSRYQDALKGKSIGLIFQKPSNRTRVSFEIGMFQMGGHSIYLGSSEIGMGGRESVKDVACVLSRYLNGIVARTYKHEVIEELARYASIPIINGLSDMAHPCQALGDIFTIEEKFGTLERITISYIGDGNNVLNSLMCLASKLGIDMKVATPKHYAPDKEVISIARAFAAKSGANLDISNDPKRAARDADVLYTDVWVSMGQEKEAAKRIREFKRFQLNDKLVKLAKKTHAVMHCLPAHRGQEISDSVMDSRHSIVYDQAENRMHVQKAILLKLLK; this is encoded by the coding sequence ATGAAAAAAGATCTGCTATCAATACAGGACCTCGGTTCTCAGGAGATCTTTGAAATAATCAATTTAGCCGAAGATATAAAGGCCAACCCCTCCAGATATCAGGACGCGCTTAAGGGTAAGTCGATAGGCCTTATTTTCCAGAAACCGTCGAACAGGACTCGTGTCTCTTTTGAGATAGGCATGTTCCAGATGGGGGGCCATTCTATATATCTGGGCTCAAGCGAGATAGGGATGGGCGGCAGGGAATCGGTAAAGGATGTGGCATGCGTGTTATCGCGATACCTGAACGGGATAGTTGCCCGGACCTACAAGCATGAGGTCATAGAGGAGCTCGCGCGATATGCGTCGATCCCTATCATCAACGGATTGAGCGATATGGCGCATCCGTGCCAGGCGCTGGGTGATATATTCACCATAGAAGAGAAGTTCGGGACGCTGGAGCGCATCACGATAAGCTACATCGGCGATGGTAATAATGTGTTGAATTCGCTGATGTGCCTTGCCTCGAAGCTCGGCATCGACATGAAGGTCGCGACGCCCAAACATTATGCTCCCGATAAGGAAGTGATAAGCATAGCAAGAGCGTTTGCCGCGAAGTCCGGGGCGAATCTGGATATCTCCAACGATCCTAAGAGAGCGGCAAGGGACGCGGATGTTCTTTATACGGACGTCTGGGTGAGTATGGGCCAGGAGAAAGAGGCGGCTAAGAGAATAAGGGAATTTAAGCGTTTCCAGCTGAACGATAAACTTGTGAAGCTGGCGAAGAAGACGCATGCCGTTATGCATTGTCTTCCGGCTCACCGCGGACAGGAGATATCCGATTCCGTCATGGATTCCAGACACTCTATAGTCTATGACCAGGCAGAGAACAGGATGCATGTGCAGAAAGCGATACTGTTAAAACTTTTAAAGTGA